One window from the genome of Pelorhabdus rhamnosifermentans encodes:
- the hemB gene encoding porphobilinogen synthase, producing the protein MKDLLHRPRRLRISGGVRNLVRETRLTSHDLIYPLFIVPGEKIRDEISSLPGICHLSVDEAVKEARTAYELGIQGVLVFGLPEYKDEEGSSAWDMNSPVQKAVAAIKQNLPGLVVITDVCLCQYTTTGHCGLIKGETVDNDSTLDLLAKVALSHAKAGADMVAPSDMMDGHVAVMRDCLDHHDYSQVAIMGYSAKYASGYYGPFREAADSAPQFGDRRTYQMDPANAREALREVQLDITEGADIVMVKPALAYLDIIRQVRDRFDAPVAAYNVSGEYAMVKAAAQNGWIDEKRIVLETLLGIKRAGADMIITYHALDAAKWLAEQED; encoded by the coding sequence ATGAAGGATCTGTTACACCGTCCGAGAAGACTTCGCATTTCAGGCGGAGTACGTAATCTTGTAAGAGAAACACGACTGACATCTCATGATCTTATTTATCCTCTATTTATTGTACCTGGGGAAAAGATTCGAGACGAAATTTCCAGTTTGCCTGGTATCTGCCATTTGTCTGTTGATGAAGCGGTGAAAGAAGCACGTACGGCTTATGAACTTGGCATTCAAGGCGTACTTGTATTTGGTTTGCCGGAATATAAGGATGAAGAAGGCAGCAGTGCTTGGGATATGAATAGTCCGGTACAAAAGGCTGTGGCAGCTATTAAACAGAATTTGCCAGGGCTCGTAGTCATTACGGATGTCTGTCTGTGTCAATATACGACAACAGGTCATTGTGGTTTGATTAAAGGTGAAACAGTTGATAATGATTCGACACTCGATTTATTAGCCAAAGTGGCATTAAGTCATGCTAAGGCTGGCGCTGATATGGTGGCACCGTCTGATATGATGGACGGACACGTGGCTGTCATGCGTGACTGTCTGGATCATCATGATTATAGCCAGGTGGCGATTATGGGGTATTCAGCGAAATATGCTTCAGGTTACTATGGACCTTTTCGTGAGGCAGCCGATTCGGCGCCTCAGTTCGGTGATCGCCGTACATACCAGATGGACCCTGCCAATGCCCGCGAAGCTCTGCGTGAAGTACAGCTTGATATAACTGAAGGTGCCGATATTGTTATGGTGAAACCGGCACTAGCTTATCTCGACATCATTCGGCAGGTACGTGACCGCTTTGATGCGCCTGTTGCAGCTTATAATGTCAGTGGCGAATATGCCATGGTGAAGGCTGCGGCGCAGAATGGCTGGATTGATGAAAAGCGGATTGTCCTTGAAACACTGCTTGGCATCAAACGGGCCGGTGCGGATATGATCATTACCTATCATGCGCTTGACGCCGCCAAGTGGCTGGCAGAACAGGAGGATTGA
- a CDS encoding DegV family protein translates to MANIQIVLDSTAHALPKWLLGHPCVHIASLTVEVGGKEYEEDQLSTEELFALMNSSASHPKTSQPPPGTFLSIYESLLKDECDIIVITLAEALSGTVQSAILARELCSKPLRVHVVDSVTTAIGMIKLAEYVMAAAERGQSVTNILQGLSSAVSATHTYFLPGTLDFLYKGGRIGGAAALVGSILQIRPVLYLAQGKVTVLEKVRTRRRAIDKLVDQITKMPSFAYLGIVHIANEEEAEQLAKRLSALFPTVPVIISTAGSVLAAHLGPGLLGVIFQEKVL, encoded by the coding sequence GTGGCTAATATTCAAATCGTTCTTGATAGTACAGCACATGCTTTGCCAAAGTGGCTGTTAGGCCATCCTTGTGTACATATAGCGTCACTTACTGTGGAAGTAGGCGGCAAAGAATATGAGGAAGACCAGTTGTCAACGGAAGAATTATTCGCCTTGATGAATAGTAGCGCTAGCCATCCGAAGACATCGCAGCCCCCACCGGGGACTTTTCTATCCATATATGAATCACTGCTCAAAGATGAGTGCGATATTATTGTCATTACTTTAGCAGAGGCTTTGAGTGGTACCGTACAGAGTGCCATTCTAGCTAGAGAACTTTGTTCTAAGCCTTTGCGCGTACATGTTGTCGATTCAGTTACAACCGCTATTGGTATGATAAAACTAGCTGAATATGTTATGGCTGCGGCTGAGCGTGGGCAAAGTGTGACAAATATTTTACAAGGCCTTTCTTCTGCTGTGTCAGCCACGCATACGTACTTTTTGCCAGGAACACTAGATTTTTTATATAAAGGAGGCCGCATTGGTGGTGCGGCAGCCTTGGTTGGGTCGATTCTACAGATTCGTCCTGTCTTGTATTTGGCACAAGGCAAGGTAACGGTGCTTGAAAAGGTTCGTACCCGTCGCCGAGCCATCGATAAATTAGTAGATCAAATAACGAAAATGCCTTCGTTCGCTTATTTAGGCATTGTTCATATTGCGAATGAGGAAGAAGCAGAACAACTTGCCAAACGTTTATCAGCGCTTTTTCCTACTGTACCTGTGATTATTTCAACAGCAGGTTCTGTATTGGCTGCTCACTTGGGACCCGGATTGTTGGGTGTGATTTTTCAAGAAAAGGTCTTATGA
- the cobA gene encoding uroporphyrinogen-III C-methyltransferase — translation MDKKGIVYLVGAGPGDYKLISVRGLEYLEQADVIVYDRLADPRLLQHVRPDAEMIYVGKASSQHTMKQGDINQLLVDLAKQGKAVVRLKGGDPFVFGRGGEEALELVKNGLSFEIVPGITSAIAVPAYAGIPVTQRGVATSFAVITGHEDPTKATSTIRWDKLATGVDTLVFLMGVENLPYITKKLQENGRLADTPAAIIRWGTKPEQRVVLTTVGKAAEDAVQQKIQSPAIFLVGDVCALRNDLAWFDQKLLFGKKILVTRAREQASALTSQLEVLGAQCLEAPVIKIAPPDSYVLLDEAIQNLPHYDWIIFTSANGVTAFFDRLSEAGLDARALAANKVAAIGSQTAEKMRSQGIVADLVPMEFRAEGIVEALGSELTSGMKVLIPRALVARDLLPQKLIEMGVDAHVVPAYQTIAAETDGAVIAAQLEQGEIDLITFTSSSTVLNLLQLLGPEGKNLINQVKVACIGPITAETCLKQGIEPDMIAKQYTIKGLVSAITTYYEGEQQ, via the coding sequence TTGGATAAGAAGGGCATCGTTTATTTAGTCGGCGCAGGGCCGGGCGATTATAAATTAATTAGTGTAAGAGGTCTTGAATACTTAGAACAGGCTGATGTCATTGTCTATGACAGACTAGCTGATCCACGCCTGCTTCAGCATGTAAGGCCAGATGCTGAAATGATCTATGTGGGTAAGGCTTCAAGTCAGCACACGATGAAGCAAGGTGATATTAATCAATTGCTTGTTGATTTGGCTAAGCAAGGCAAGGCCGTTGTACGTCTCAAAGGCGGCGATCCTTTTGTATTTGGCCGGGGTGGGGAAGAAGCGTTGGAACTTGTAAAAAACGGCCTGTCTTTTGAGATTGTTCCTGGCATTACTTCAGCCATTGCCGTACCGGCTTATGCCGGCATTCCTGTGACACAGCGTGGCGTAGCTACATCTTTTGCTGTTATTACGGGTCATGAGGATCCAACGAAGGCTACCTCAACGATTCGTTGGGACAAACTGGCTACGGGGGTAGATACACTAGTCTTTTTGATGGGTGTAGAGAACTTGCCTTATATTACGAAAAAATTGCAGGAAAATGGTCGCTTGGCTGATACGCCGGCAGCCATTATCCGTTGGGGAACGAAGCCTGAGCAGCGTGTGGTGTTAACGACGGTTGGTAAGGCGGCAGAGGATGCTGTGCAGCAAAAGATTCAGTCCCCGGCGATTTTTCTTGTGGGTGACGTTTGCGCCTTACGCAATGATCTGGCTTGGTTTGATCAAAAACTGCTGTTCGGTAAAAAAATTCTTGTTACAAGAGCTCGGGAGCAGGCCAGTGCTTTGACAAGTCAACTGGAAGTGCTTGGTGCGCAGTGTCTGGAAGCGCCAGTTATTAAAATTGCACCGCCTGATAGTTATGTTTTGCTTGATGAAGCCATTCAAAACCTCCCTCATTATGACTGGATTATTTTTACCAGCGCTAATGGTGTGACAGCCTTTTTTGATCGACTTAGTGAGGCCGGACTTGATGCACGGGCCTTAGCAGCTAATAAAGTTGCGGCCATTGGATCGCAAACAGCGGAAAAAATGCGCAGCCAGGGCATTGTGGCTGATTTAGTTCCCATGGAATTTCGGGCTGAAGGTATTGTGGAAGCCCTTGGGTCCGAGCTTACGTCAGGCATGAAGGTACTTATTCCCCGGGCGCTTGTGGCGCGGGATCTTTTACCGCAAAAATTGATTGAAATGGGTGTAGATGCTCATGTTGTTCCGGCTTACCAAACGATTGCGGCTGAAACGGATGGTGCCGTAATTGCGGCGCAGTTAGAGCAGGGAGAAATTGATCTTATTACATTTACAAGCTCATCTACAGTGTTGAATTTACTGCAGCTGCTGGGGCCAGAGGGAAAGAATCTTATCAATCAGGTTAAAGTAGCTTGTATTGGACCCATTACGGCTGAAACCTGTTTAAAACAAGGCATTGAGCCGGATATGATTGCTAAGCAGTATACAATTAAAGGGCTTGTTTCAGCCATTACAACTTATTATGAGGGGGAACAACAATGA
- the hemC gene encoding hydroxymethylbilane synthase has protein sequence MMKQQLVIGTRGSKLALWQAEYIAECLRKQHKELTVTLKHIVTTGDKILDVPLAKIGGKGLFTKELELSMLHGEIDLAVHSLKDMPTELPQGLSLAAITQRADPYDAFVSTRYAALDDLPQGATLGTSSLRRKAQLLHYRPDLVIRDLRGNLDSRLRKLDEGQFDAIILAAAGLKRLGWGERISQILPPEICLPAVGQGALAIEARQGDSEVFSKLEFLNHEPTYLVTTAERAFLRTVEGGCQVPVGVFGQWLEHEICLEAIIASVDGKRLLRQVVRAPKEQATESGCVLAKKMLDLGGRQILDEIR, from the coding sequence ATGATGAAACAACAACTTGTCATCGGTACGCGCGGCAGTAAGCTGGCGCTCTGGCAGGCTGAATATATTGCCGAGTGCCTGCGTAAACAGCATAAAGAGCTAACTGTCACTTTAAAGCATATTGTGACGACAGGCGATAAAATTTTAGATGTACCGCTAGCCAAGATTGGCGGCAAGGGGCTGTTTACAAAAGAATTGGAACTTTCCATGTTGCATGGTGAAATTGATTTAGCTGTACATAGTCTGAAAGATATGCCGACAGAGCTTCCACAAGGTCTGTCGCTTGCCGCGATTACACAGCGCGCGGATCCTTATGATGCCTTTGTGAGTACGCGTTATGCAGCGCTTGATGACCTGCCTCAAGGGGCAACGCTTGGCACATCCAGTTTGCGGCGCAAGGCGCAACTTCTTCATTATCGACCCGATCTAGTCATTCGTGACCTGCGGGGCAATTTAGATAGCCGACTGCGGAAATTGGACGAGGGACAGTTTGATGCCATTATTTTAGCAGCAGCAGGACTTAAGCGGTTGGGCTGGGGTGAAAGAATTAGTCAGATTTTACCCCCAGAGATTTGTTTGCCTGCCGTGGGACAAGGGGCACTGGCGATTGAAGCGCGCCAAGGGGACTCGGAAGTTTTTTCCAAACTGGAATTTTTAAATCATGAGCCGACTTATCTTGTTACCACAGCTGAACGGGCTTTTTTACGAACAGTCGAAGGCGGCTGTCAGGTTCCTGTCGGTGTTTTTGGTCAATGGCTGGAACATGAAATTTGTCTTGAGGCTATTATTGCCTCTGTTGACGGCAAAAGGTTGCTGCGTCAAGTAGTGCGGGCGCCCAAAGAACAAGCGACAGAAAGTGGCTGTGTATTGGCAAAAAAAATGCTTGATTTAGGTGGACGACAAATTTTGGATGAAATTAGATAG
- a CDS encoding DAK2 domain-containing protein: protein MMESCNEMIDGQDFRRMIDGAYRAFIREYEYINSLNVFPVPDGDTGTNMMLTMQTAARTLVSAPDTGIGPLSKRVADSAIMGARGNSGVILSQIFRGIARGLAGKQEATSSEIGKAFQYGILYAYRAVARPVEGTILTVAKGIAKGAHHAVRDNKPLVDILSEAIAAGREELKRTPELLPALKSAGVVDAGGQGLIAFLSGCAEGLSGECFSPESNFESTVVPSGYLPEGEQPSITHPYCTEFIIQPCSITLEDAKKLLIPCGESLVMAPGGDFLKVHIHSAHPGLVLEQALTWGTIHNIKIDNMADQHRHQVITHQAKKLEVISVASGDGIKKIMEELGAAAIIDGGQTMNPPVEQFVAAVHRGHAERYILLPNNKNIILAVAQAKKLLGDRLEMIATTNIPQGLAALTAFQEEASLEDNLARMQEAVNLVRSGSITQAVRDSLIDAEMVKAGSYIGVLAGKVVNHALTLGTALIDLTKKLVDAEASVVSVYYGEEVLLPEAQQIAHDLAETLPDVEIELYAGGQANYHFFVSVE from the coding sequence ATGATGGAGAGTTGCAACGAAATGATTGACGGACAGGACTTCCGTCGTATGATTGATGGAGCTTATCGGGCTTTTATTCGTGAATATGAATATATTAACAGTTTAAATGTTTTTCCTGTGCCTGACGGTGATACAGGAACGAATATGATGCTTACGATGCAAACGGCTGCACGTACGCTGGTGAGCGCACCCGATACAGGCATCGGGCCACTAAGCAAACGTGTAGCTGATAGTGCTATTATGGGAGCACGTGGCAATTCCGGTGTCATTTTGTCGCAAATTTTTCGGGGCATCGCCCGTGGTTTGGCAGGTAAACAAGAAGCTACATCTTCAGAGATTGGGAAAGCTTTTCAGTATGGTATTCTATATGCCTATCGGGCTGTGGCTCGTCCTGTGGAAGGAACTATTTTAACTGTCGCCAAAGGAATTGCTAAAGGAGCGCATCATGCCGTAAGGGATAATAAACCTTTAGTGGACATTTTATCAGAAGCGATTGCTGCAGGCCGGGAAGAACTTAAGAGGACGCCGGAGCTTTTGCCTGCATTAAAATCGGCAGGTGTTGTTGATGCAGGGGGGCAGGGATTGATTGCCTTTTTGTCCGGCTGTGCCGAAGGACTGAGTGGTGAATGTTTTAGTCCTGAATCTAATTTTGAATCGACTGTTGTACCGAGTGGCTATCTTCCAGAGGGGGAGCAGCCGAGTATTACGCATCCTTATTGTACGGAGTTTATTATTCAGCCTTGTTCTATTACCTTGGAGGACGCTAAAAAATTATTAATTCCCTGCGGAGAATCGCTTGTGATGGCACCTGGCGGTGATTTCCTCAAGGTCCATATTCATAGTGCTCATCCGGGACTTGTGCTTGAACAGGCTTTGACTTGGGGCACGATTCATAATATTAAAATTGACAATATGGCTGATCAGCATCGTCATCAAGTTATTACACATCAGGCTAAGAAATTGGAAGTCATTTCAGTGGCTTCGGGTGATGGCATTAAGAAGATTATGGAAGAGCTCGGGGCGGCAGCTATTATTGATGGCGGTCAAACTATGAATCCGCCTGTTGAACAATTTGTAGCTGCTGTACATCGTGGTCATGCTGAAAGGTATATTTTGCTGCCAAACAATAAAAATATCATTCTGGCTGTGGCGCAGGCGAAAAAACTGCTTGGCGATCGGTTGGAAATGATTGCAACGACCAATATCCCTCAAGGATTAGCGGCATTGACAGCCTTCCAGGAGGAAGCTTCACTGGAAGATAACCTGGCGCGTATGCAGGAAGCCGTGAATTTAGTTCGGTCAGGCAGTATTACCCAAGCTGTACGCGATAGTCTGATTGATGCTGAAATGGTCAAAGCCGGGTCTTATATTGGCGTGCTTGCTGGAAAGGTAGTCAATCATGCGTTAACCTTAGGCACAGCATTAATTGATTTGACGAAAAAACTTGTTGATGCCGAGGCATCTGTTGTCAGCGTCTACTATGGTGAAGAGGTTTTGCTGCCTGAGGCGCAGCAAATTGCTCATGATCTTGCTGAGACACTGCCTGATGTGGAAATCGAACTTTATGCAGGCGGACAGGCAAATTATCATTTCTTTGTTAGTGTGGAATAG
- a CDS encoding cell division FtsA domain-containing protein yields the protein MDTPQHLFALDIGTRSVVGLVGEQDGQIIRIVGYERQEHHTRAMLDGQIHDVVEVAKVIQDVKRRLEEQVGPLGQVSVAAAGRALCTIKSSAEIDTFNNNILTVQDETSLELAAIQNAQRQLATSDSIPNPTDYYCVGYSVISFSLDGLNLKRLVGQRGKVANAEIIATFLPRQVIDSLESAVHSVDLEIATLTLEPIAAIHVLIPPTMRHLNLALVDIGAGTSDVALTKSGSVVAYGMVPCAGDEITEAISQKYLLDFNVAEQIKRKLTDDPENKIPFVDVLGLSHELTSSEIISSIETTVNDLAQAIAKEILTLNTAPPQAVLLVGGGSLTPLLPKAVAHALELDEMRVAIRRPESIEDIPIIPDELKAPDFVTPLGILKLSTSRHLNFISITLNNTPLKVFNLGHLSVADALLAGGINVRELKGHPGLGLTLTLNGTTTFVPGKHGEMGSITINGKQASYEAEIHDQDELIVKKGIDGQSPTPKVQDLITLPKPWTVTINNKPYSIHPLIRVNGKHALPETPLVDRDEIVCHKAQTLDEILQLTNYDDGQKEYSYTINGSLRSYLVEAKYQINHRRVERTATVAPLDEIEIEYPVVPKLYQVLGLTTDCSEYMTVTFNNKPCQVPVQSWHIAVNGETKRPEDEAPDGSLIHCTTTQIQPMLSHVMLAANFTPLATSGASKIEVLLNGVAAEYTSLVKSGDQIAVTIKTHTETRE from the coding sequence ATGGACACACCACAGCATTTATTTGCTTTAGATATTGGCACACGTAGCGTTGTCGGCCTAGTTGGGGAACAAGATGGCCAAATAATTCGCATTGTCGGCTATGAACGACAAGAACATCATACGAGGGCCATGCTTGATGGACAAATTCATGATGTTGTTGAAGTAGCGAAAGTCATTCAAGACGTAAAACGCCGCCTCGAGGAACAGGTCGGACCACTTGGCCAAGTATCCGTAGCTGCTGCGGGACGCGCTTTGTGTACCATAAAAAGCTCAGCTGAAATTGACACCTTCAATAATAATATTCTCACGGTTCAAGATGAAACATCATTAGAACTGGCAGCCATTCAAAATGCCCAACGCCAATTAGCTACATCAGATTCCATCCCCAACCCAACCGACTACTACTGCGTCGGCTACAGCGTTATTTCCTTTTCCCTCGATGGTCTCAACCTCAAAAGACTCGTTGGTCAACGAGGAAAAGTAGCCAATGCTGAAATTATCGCAACCTTTCTACCCCGCCAAGTTATTGATTCCCTCGAATCGGCTGTTCACTCTGTTGACCTTGAAATCGCGACGCTTACGCTCGAACCAATTGCAGCCATTCATGTACTCATTCCGCCCACCATGCGCCATTTAAATTTGGCACTCGTTGATATCGGAGCAGGCACATCCGATGTGGCCTTAACAAAATCCGGCTCTGTTGTGGCCTATGGCATGGTTCCTTGTGCCGGAGATGAAATAACCGAAGCCATATCCCAAAAATATCTGCTTGATTTTAACGTAGCTGAACAAATCAAACGTAAACTAACGGACGACCCTGAAAACAAAATACCTTTTGTTGATGTGCTTGGACTATCGCATGAACTAACTTCATCAGAAATAATTTCCAGCATTGAAACGACAGTAAATGATTTAGCCCAGGCCATTGCCAAAGAAATTCTAACGCTAAACACGGCACCCCCTCAAGCCGTTCTGCTTGTAGGCGGAGGATCCCTCACACCACTGCTTCCAAAAGCTGTTGCTCATGCCTTGGAACTGGACGAAATGCGCGTAGCTATTCGTCGTCCTGAATCAATTGAAGACATTCCGATCATTCCGGATGAACTTAAAGCGCCGGATTTCGTTACACCACTCGGTATTCTAAAATTATCAACAAGTCGCCATCTAAATTTTATTTCTATTACATTAAATAACACGCCGCTCAAGGTATTTAATCTAGGACATCTCTCTGTAGCAGATGCCTTGCTTGCTGGCGGCATTAATGTACGGGAGCTCAAGGGTCATCCGGGACTAGGCCTTACTCTCACTCTTAATGGCACAACGACTTTTGTTCCGGGCAAGCATGGTGAAATGGGCTCTATCACCATCAATGGCAAACAAGCGTCTTATGAAGCTGAAATTCATGATCAAGATGAACTCATCGTTAAAAAGGGTATCGATGGCCAAAGCCCGACCCCGAAAGTTCAAGACCTTATTACGCTGCCAAAACCTTGGACAGTAACGATTAACAATAAGCCCTATTCTATTCATCCACTCATTAGGGTAAACGGAAAACACGCCCTGCCGGAAACACCGCTTGTTGACCGCGATGAAATTGTCTGCCATAAAGCACAAACATTAGACGAAATTTTACAGTTAACAAACTATGACGATGGTCAAAAAGAATATTCTTATACAATTAACGGCTCACTTCGCTCCTACCTTGTGGAAGCAAAATATCAAATTAATCATCGAAGAGTAGAACGCACTGCAACTGTTGCTCCCCTGGATGAAATTGAGATTGAATATCCAGTTGTACCCAAACTCTATCAAGTTTTAGGTCTTACAACAGACTGCAGCGAATATATGACAGTCACTTTTAACAACAAACCTTGCCAAGTTCCTGTCCAGAGCTGGCATATTGCAGTCAATGGCGAAACAAAACGTCCCGAAGATGAAGCACCTGACGGTAGCCTCATTCATTGTACAACAACGCAAATCCAACCCATGCTCAGCCATGTCATGCTTGCGGCTAACTTTACGCCGCTTGCAACAAGCGGCGCAAGTAAAATTGAAGTTTTGCTCAATGGCGTAGCTGCCGAATATACGAGCTTAGTAAAAAGCGGCGATCAAATCGCTGTAACGATTAAAACTCACACAGAAACCCGGGAATAA
- the hemL gene encoding glutamate-1-semialdehyde 2,1-aminomutase → MTFLLEKSTKAFAEAKEYIPGGVNSPVRSFRSVGGTPPFIASAHGSKLKDIDNNEYIDYVLSWGPCILGHSHEKVTAALQQAVMQGTSYGAPTILETKVSKLIREIMPAIERVRMVNSGTEATMSALRLARAYTKRTKIVKFAGCYHGHHDSLLVTAGSGAATFGVPDSPGVPDSIATTTLTVPYNDAAALERLFAKQGEEIAAVIIEPVAGNMGLVLPKKGYLAQVRKITAQYGALLIFDEVMSGFRCAFHGAQDLYNIQPDLTCLGKVIGGGLPVGAYGGKAEIMELISPAGPVYQAGTLSGNPLAMTAGYVTLTLLKEQAEAYYAFLTKQTEKLTRGMKAAAEAFDLHYQYHHVGSMFSMFFNGADVVDYETAKQSDVEAFRVYFHAMLSQGIYLAPSQFECAFMSLAHNDADIEQTIAASKNAFREVYEFNKMR, encoded by the coding sequence GTGACCTTTTTACTGGAGAAATCAACTAAGGCTTTTGCAGAAGCCAAAGAATATATTCCGGGCGGTGTGAATAGCCCCGTGCGTTCTTTTCGCAGTGTCGGCGGTACGCCGCCTTTTATTGCCAGTGCACATGGCTCTAAGCTGAAAGATATTGATAACAATGAATATATTGATTATGTTTTGTCATGGGGCCCGTGCATTTTAGGTCATAGTCATGAAAAAGTCACAGCGGCGTTGCAGCAGGCTGTGATGCAAGGAACAAGCTATGGCGCACCTACCATACTTGAAACAAAAGTATCTAAGCTGATACGAGAAATTATGCCTGCCATTGAGCGAGTACGTATGGTGAATTCCGGTACAGAGGCCACCATGAGTGCCCTTCGCTTGGCACGCGCTTATACGAAACGTACGAAAATTGTTAAGTTTGCTGGCTGCTACCATGGTCATCATGACAGTTTACTTGTTACAGCAGGTTCCGGTGCGGCTACGTTTGGCGTGCCTGACAGTCCGGGTGTCCCTGACAGCATTGCGACAACGACCTTGACAGTACCTTATAATGATGCAGCGGCGTTAGAAAGATTGTTTGCCAAGCAGGGCGAAGAGATTGCTGCTGTCATTATTGAACCTGTAGCAGGTAATATGGGCTTAGTTTTACCCAAAAAAGGGTATCTTGCACAGGTGCGCAAAATTACGGCTCAGTATGGAGCCTTGCTGATTTTTGATGAAGTCATGAGTGGTTTTCGTTGCGCTTTTCATGGTGCGCAAGACTTATATAATATTCAACCTGATTTGACTTGTCTAGGGAAAGTCATTGGCGGTGGCTTGCCTGTTGGTGCTTATGGCGGTAAGGCTGAGATTATGGAGTTGATTTCACCTGCTGGCCCTGTCTATCAGGCGGGTACCTTAAGCGGCAATCCCCTGGCAATGACGGCAGGTTATGTGACGTTAACGTTACTCAAGGAACAAGCTGAGGCCTATTATGCTTTCCTGACTAAGCAGACAGAGAAGCTCACAAGGGGCATGAAGGCTGCTGCGGAAGCTTTTGATCTTCATTATCAGTACCATCATGTAGGTTCCATGTTTAGTATGTTCTTTAATGGTGCTGATGTTGTGGATTATGAGACAGCTAAGCAGTCTGATGTGGAGGCTTTTAGGGTATATTTTCATGCCATGCTGAGTCAGGGCATTTATTTGGCGCCGTCGCAGTTTGAATGTGCTTTTATGTCGCTGGCTCATAATGATGCCGATATTGAGCAAACCATTGCTGCCAGTAAAAATGCCTTCCGTGAGGTCTATGAATTTAATAAAATGCGCTAA
- the hemA gene encoding glutamyl-tRNA reductase — protein MQLVVLGLNHKTAPVDVRECFSFSDEEIHKALKYLYEYDDIRECVLLSTCNRTEMYAVVDDADDALPTMQCFFERISARPIDMKEYIFYYREVDCIEHLFRVSASLDSLVLGEGQILSQVKKAYSIARDLATTSTVLNTLFNRAIAVGKRVRTETRIAFSAVSVSYAAVELAKNILGKLDESNVLVLGAGEMSELTARHLVSNGVKTVFVSNRRYERASALAEKFHGVAVPFNDFMNCAVDADIVITSTGAPHYIIRTWDVAHLMPKRKGRPIVFIDIAVPRDVEPEVEAMAGVKLYNIDDLEAVVQSNMRQRQQEVVVANKIIAEELQDLVQKFRYLSFQPVFARLTAKAEEIRQRQLKKALAKLPDLMPEEKKVIENMSKMIVRKLLRDPFVKINESAGTDKEDYYLNALKKLHNLDIIGEGAHDETTTCHRYARQ, from the coding sequence ATGCAGCTTGTAGTATTGGGATTAAATCATAAAACAGCCCCTGTTGATGTGCGGGAATGTTTTTCTTTTAGTGATGAAGAAATCCATAAGGCCCTAAAATATTTATATGAATATGATGATATTCGGGAATGTGTATTGCTCTCTACTTGCAATCGGACCGAAATGTATGCTGTTGTGGATGATGCCGACGATGCATTACCGACGATGCAATGTTTTTTTGAGCGTATTTCAGCTCGCCCCATTGATATGAAAGAATATATCTTTTATTATCGCGAAGTCGACTGTATTGAACATTTATTTCGTGTATCGGCCAGCTTGGATTCGCTTGTTTTAGGGGAAGGTCAGATATTGAGTCAGGTGAAGAAAGCTTATTCTATTGCTCGTGATTTAGCGACGACAAGTACGGTACTCAATACGCTGTTCAACAGGGCTATTGCTGTGGGCAAGCGCGTTCGCACAGAGACGCGGATTGCCTTTAGTGCCGTATCTGTTAGTTATGCAGCAGTGGAGCTTGCCAAGAATATTTTGGGGAAGCTCGACGAATCCAATGTTCTTGTGTTAGGTGCTGGCGAAATGAGTGAACTCACAGCGCGTCATTTAGTGTCAAACGGTGTAAAAACTGTTTTTGTGTCCAATCGCCGCTATGAGCGGGCCAGTGCTTTAGCTGAAAAATTTCATGGTGTTGCCGTACCTTTCAATGATTTTATGAATTGTGCTGTTGACGCGGACATTGTGATTACATCGACAGGAGCTCCCCATTATATTATTCGTACGTGGGATGTGGCTCATTTAATGCCCAAGCGTAAAGGACGCCCCATTGTTTTTATTGATATCGCTGTTCCGCGTGATGTAGAACCAGAAGTGGAAGCGATGGCAGGTGTCAAATTATATAATATTGATGATCTCGAGGCTGTTGTTCAGTCAAATATGCGCCAAAGACAGCAAGAAGTGGTTGTGGCTAATAAAATTATTGCTGAAGAGCTTCAGGACTTGGTCCAGAAGTTTCGTTATCTGTCGTTCCAACCTGTCTTCGCCCGTTTGACAGCGAAGGCGGAAGAAATTCGCCAAAGACAACTGAAAAAGGCTCTTGCCAAGCTGCCTGATTTGATGCCGGAAGAGAAAAAAGTCATTGAAAATATGTCAAAAATGATTGTACGCAAGTTACTTCGTGATCCCTTTGTCAAAATCAATGAAAGTGCCGGGACGGATAAAGAGGACTATTATTTGAATGCTTTAAAGAAATTACATAACCTAGATATTATTGGAGAGGGTGCTCATGATGAAACAACAACTTGTCATCGGTACGCGCGGCAGTAA